TGCAAGATAGTGAACTAGCGGAAGGTTTGGGCAATTCCTTTTCTTGGTTCAGAGCTAATGCGAAAGTGAACGTTTTAAGAAAACTGCATGTTCATTTACCATGGTCGATGATCCGCCCATCGGCCATCTCGATGATGCGGTCGGTCTTGCGCGCAAAGTCCTTGTCGTGGGTGACCACGAGCAGAGAGAGTCCCACTTCATGGGTCAGTCGTTTGAAGATGTTGAAGACATTCTCCGAGTTCTTCGAGTCCAAGTTCCCAGTGGGTTCATCCCCCATGATGATACGCGGATCGTTGATCAAGGCCCTAGCGATGGCCACGCGTTGCTTCTGTCCTCCCGAGATGCGGTTGGCCTTCTTCTGGGCCTGATCGGCTATGCCCAGCATATCCAGTTTTTCCAGGGCATTCTTGCGTATCTGAGAAGGACTCTTCTGGGCGAGTTTCCGGGCGGGTAGCATCACATTCTCCAGCACGGAGAATTCAGGCAATAGATAATGGAACTGGAATACGAAACCGATCGATTCATTACGAACACGTGCAAGTCGCTCCGCATTCTGTCCTGTCAATCGGTCCCCATTCAGATGTAGTATTCCCTCGTAGTCCGTGTCCATGGTGGAGAGGATGTAGAGCAGGGTTGATTTCCCACAACCTGACTTCCCCATGATGGATACAAATTCTCCTTCATCGATGCTGAAACTGATGTCTTTGAGCACATGGAATCGCACCGGTTCGGTGAAATATTTGTCAATATGCTCCGTGCGCAAAATGGTGCTCATCGTCCTCTGATGATATCTACGGGGTCGATCTTCTCCGCCTTGCGAGCGGGCAGGTAACCGGCCAGAAAGGTGGATATGATCGCAAAGCTCATCCCTACTATATAGAAGAAAGGGTCGAAATTGACCGGATAGGTCTTGATAGTGGGAAGAGCTTCTGTCTCAAAAGGAGTGACCGAGATAAGTACCGACACTCCATAGCCGATGATCAAACCGAGAATGCCGCCCACCAAGCCTAGCACCAATGCTTGAGCGATGAATATCTGTTTGACATCGCCTCCAGAGAAGCCGGTAGCCTTGAGAATGGCGATATCGTTCATTTTCTCATAGATGAACATGTTGAGGATGTTGTAGATTCCGAATCCGGCAACGATGAGCAGGGTGATCGATACGGCATAGGTGATCAGATTCCTGATCTGCGTCCCCGTTTCGAACTGGGCATTGGCCTCTTGGATATCTATCGCGTTGACCTGATAATTGCGTCTGATCTCATCGGTCAGTCGAGGAGCTTCTGCGATGTCATGGAGTTTGACATTGAGGTGGGAGATATAGTTCCCTCCTTCGCCCAAGAGTTGTTGGGCCGTGTTGAGATTGACATAGCTCTGTACATTGTCCACCTCGGCCAGTCCGCTTTGGTAAATGCCTGCGATCTTGAGGGAGATGATACCGCCTTGGGCCGTACTCACCTGTATCTTATCACCGATATCCAGCGACATCTTTTGGGCCACTCCGGCACCAAGGAGGATACTATTCTGATTCTTCAGCAGGTCCTCTGCATCCCCTTTGACGATATACTCATCGAAATTGTAAAGACGCACTTCTTCTTTGGGGCGTATTCCACTCACAAGTCCGTTCAGTTGGTTGGACCCGGCCAGATAGAATACCCGCGCTTGCGCCCATGGACTGACCCCTTTCACACGCTCGTCTTCCATGAGTTTATCCATGATAGGAATGGCATTGTGGATACGCTCTTGACTCATTTTCGGGCGGATGGACCGTACTACTTTGAAATTTTCGGCCCATTCGTCCACCAGATCGATGGGCTGTGTCTCACTGGGAGCGATCTCATTGTAGATCTGGATATGCGGTGTGCGATTGAGGATGAGGCCATCCAGCAGGCCGTTCAATCCGGTCATGAAACTGACCAGAATGATGTAGGATCCTATACCGAAGGTCACCCCGAGTCCTGCAATGACCGATTGCTTCATACGCGAGAGCAAATGGGTCTTGGATATATCCAGGATGATGCGTGGGTCGGTCATCTCAGTCAGGAAGATAGAGGGTACTGGTACTGTCCAATCCGCTGAGTATCTGTACGCGGTCCAGATTGCGCAGACCTATTTCCACTTCGATTTCTCCTTCATCAGTGATCACTTTGTCATCGGCCGTGAGATAGGCCAAGGGGATGTGCAACACATCCTCGATCGTGCGTATGGTGATATTGGCTTCTCCGGTCAGCCCTGCATAGAGTCGGGGAGGAGGGGTGATGAATCGAGCTTCCACCTCGAAGGTCTGTGTGCGCTCATCTTTCATGGGGTCGATTCGGCTGAGTTCTGCCTGAAAGACCTCACCAGGATATGCATCCAAGGTGATATAGGCCTGCTGTCCAACCTCCACACGTGCGATATCCACTTCATCGATGGACATCTTCAGAATAAAATCGGTGCTGCTGCCTAACTGTGCCAGTGCTTCCATCGATCCCAATGATTCTCCTTCCTCTTTCAGAATGCTGTATACCATTCCATCCATGCGTGAGGTGATGGAGAACTCATCGAGTGAGGTCTCTGCTCTATCGAGTGCCAATAAGGCCCTGCGATAGTTGCTCTCGAGTTCGTTCTTCTTCTGAATGAAGTTCTTTCGGGCACGATCCAATGAATTCAGCGAACGATCATAACGGAGTTCGGCCTGCTCGAAGTCGCTCTTGGAGCCGATCTTCTGTTCCCACAGCCTTTTCTGACGAAAGAAGTTGGTAGAGTCCAGTGAGAATTGTTTCTCCAGAGAGGCGATCTCATTCTCCAGACTGGATAGAACGGCCGCCTTTCCTTGATAATTCTCTCTTGCCAGTTCTGCTTGTATGATCGCATCGCTCTTTTGCAGATCGGCCCGATCGGAATCGATGGTCGCCAGGACTTCACCGGTTGCAACGGTATCCCCTTCCTTTACATGGATGGATCGGATGATGCCTGTGCTTGCAGCAAAGACTTTGTAATATCCCTCCGGTTCAACTTGTACCGAGGCATATACGGACTCGATCAGGTCGCTGGTCTCAGGTCGGATACCTTCTTTTCCACTCGAGCAGGAGCCGAAGAGAACGATTCCGAGTACAAGGAGGATCGTGAAGAGAGATGACCATATGCGCATGTTGCGAAATTCGCGTAGTGAGCGGCATATTCGACTGACAATTATCAGTATGCACCGCTGATAAAGGATAGTTTCAGTGGATGGTCACCTGCCGCATAGATCTTCCTGCGTCATGGATGACCTCCAAGAAATAGAGCCCAGCATTCATCGAGCTGACATCGATAGTGATTGGCGCCTGAGAGCTGATCGATGTTGAAGAAGTCCACATCACCTTGCCTTGGATGTCCAATAGGTTCACCTCAGTGATCGAGACATCGTCCATCTCCAGGGTGAAGCGTCCATCATTGGGATTGGGGTAGAGTGCACGGATCAGGTCATTCTCTGGTAGTCCTACCGGAGGAGTAGCCACACTTTTAAAGCTGTATTGCTCTAAGAACACGGCCGAATCGAAAGCACTATCCAAGGCATCACCGATGGCCAGTTTGAAATGATAGGTCTCACCCGGGATCACCTCGAGCAGGGCACTCAGTCCGGTGGTCATCCCGTCCAGGGCTGTTGATTCGATCGGGCAATTGTCGATATAGTATTCACAGTTCATACATGGACCACTGGGGCCTCCACTGAAACAACCAGTGTTGCCATTATTGACCGTATTGATACTGACCACGGTGTTATTGATCGGTAGAATGGCGATGTTGTCGGCATCATTTGAGAAGTTGCCGATGATGCCGGGTCCGGACACGAAGAAACCGAAAGCATCATTGAAGGAATTGACATATTCCGGATACTCCTCCGACCCGAAGGCATAGTTGAAGGTGATGTATTGGAATTCAGGAACAACATCGAATTCCAGGATCGCTTGGTCGTTGATATTGTCGTTGGACAATAATTCCAAGTCCGGATCTCCAGATTGACCATTGACTATGTTCAGCGTTGTCTGTTCTCCGACCATGACCGTATCCCCATTAAAATCTACATCTATCACTGACCCTGTGCTCATTACAAGTCCTTGGGCGATAGGTATATAGCCTCCATTGTTCTGAAAGGTGCCTATCTGCTGATTCATAGAATCACCAGGAAGCCCGTTCATACTGATAGAGTTGATCACAACTCCTGTCCCTTGAAATACATCCAGGACATACTGCTGAACAGTAAGGTTGTTCTGAACGGATGGCTGAGCAAAAAGGGAAGTTGAGAAAAGGATGATCAGAGAGTGAATCAAAAGGCGCATGGGCTGAGGGGTCTTGGTTCAGCTCACAAAGTATAGAAAAAGGCGGGCATGGGCCCGCCTTGATATCTACGATCCTGTTATTCTCATCGGTCGCCTCGACTCTTTGAAGAGCTGTTGGTCGACTTACTGGAGGACTTGCTCGGTGAAGAGGAGCGCGTAGTACTCCTAGTGGTGCTACTCGGCTTGCTGGAAGAGCTCGAGCGAGTGCTTGTTCGCGGTTGGCTCGGAGTAGACGGCTTGGAGGGCTGGGTCACGCGCTGGGGTTTCTCTGTTCGGGTAGATCGGGTCGATTCGCTTGAAGTCCGGGGTTTGGCCTCACGAGTAGAAGTATTGGAGCTAGGTTTGCTTTCTCTCACTTCAGGAGTGCTACGTGGCTTAGCCTCATCTGTACGAGAGACCTTTGTGCCTGTCCCAGTGTTTCGGTCTGCGGGTGCTACCTCCCGGCCACTCTGGTTCTGAGTGGGTTTTACATCCCGCGTTGTCGAGGGCTTCCAATCCGATCGTATCTCCTTCCCTGTGGTCTTCACGTCCTTTGCTGGCCGTGGCTTGGCGAGTGTCTGTGTGCCGCGCTTGTTGTCGAGTTCGTATTTGTTCTTGACTCCGTCATGTCGCTGGGCAAAAGCTCTTTCAGGTCGATCCTTGGCCAAGTCCTTACGACTAACATCCCTGCTCAATTCCTTGCAAACGGCACTTCTTCTATAAGGCACATAGTGATAGTGATGATGTACATGTACCATAGGGCGTATGTGGGCATGATAGACATGCCACGGGTAAGGTCTCCATACCGACCAATAACTCGGGTAATATCCCCAGTACCACGGAGAATGCCATACACTCCATCGCGGGCCCCAGAACCACGTGTATATCACCGGAGGCCTCACATAGACCGGTTCGATGATATAGTCCGGACCGTACATGTAGACATCCCCTACGATCTGCACCCGGGTATCCCCGCTCTTATCCTTCTCTACATCGATATAAGCCACATCTTGATAGCTGTCTTTTCCGATCACAGCCTGGATAGTGATAGAATGCACATTACCTTTTTTCTTTTCCAAGACCCTTAGATAATCCACATAGCCATCCTGATTCAAATCGAGATTGCTGTAGCGAGATTCGGGGTCATTGAGCTGTTGTTCGAAGTCTTCCAAATCCTTTGCTTCTGCAAAAAGAGAGGCCACGGCCTCAAGATCCAGATTGTCACTGATGTCGGTATTGACCGCTTCAATGGTGGTCTTGTCTTGTGCGAATCCATTGATTCCCAGTCCGATAAGTAGTATGAAGGAAAGTAAATGCGTTCTCATATCACTAGGTATTTAATCCTTAGACTTCAATGAATGTGCCAAGTTTGAATCTCCTATCTTGAAGCGGTCTAAGTGTATTGTCTCAATAGATGAGGATTTCGAGAAAGCGATATATACCCGTGTTCCTACCTAGAGACTCATTTCTATCCGTTTTCATCTTGATCGGGCTGTCGATAGGCTGCGCTCAAGAAGAGGACGAGTGCTGTGAGACCATAGAGGCAAGCCCACGTACTTCTTACACATACGATACCTCCCTTGGGAAAGCAGATACGACCGGCATGGTCTTCATACACGGAGGAGAATTCCTCATGGGTAGTGAAGATGAGCAGGCATTGGAACGGGAAGGTCCGGTAAGGCGGGTCAAGGTCAGCTCGTATTGGATGGATAGCCATGAGGTCACCAATGGCCAATTCCAGGCCTTTGTGGATGCTACAGGCTATGTCACCGAAGCAGAGCGACCGGTGAATTGGGAATCTATGAAGAAGCTGTTGCCAGCAGGGACACCTCGCCCTCCCGATGCGCAGCTGCAAGCCGCAAGCATGGTCTTCGAGCCACCTGATGGGATTCAAGGTCACAATGATCACACGGTCTGGTGGGCTTGGGTCCCCGGTGCAGATTGGAAGCATCCCAGCGGTCCTGAATCTGATATTGAGGGAAAGGAGGAGTCACCTGTGGTACA
The Flavobacteriales bacterium genome window above contains:
- a CDS encoding HlyD family efflux transporter periplasmic adaptor subunit; its protein translation is MRIWSSLFTILLVLGIVLFGSCSSGKEGIRPETSDLIESVYASVQVEPEGYYKVFAASTGIIRSIHVKEGDTVATGEVLATIDSDRADLQKSDAIIQAELARENYQGKAAVLSSLENEIASLEKQFSLDSTNFFRQKRLWEQKIGSKSDFEQAELRYDRSLNSLDRARKNFIQKKNELESNYRRALLALDRAETSLDEFSITSRMDGMVYSILKEEGESLGSMEALAQLGSSTDFILKMSIDEVDIARVEVGQQAYITLDAYPGEVFQAELSRIDPMKDERTQTFEVEARFITPPPRLYAGLTGEANITIRTIEDVLHIPLAYLTADDKVITDEGEIEVEIGLRNLDRVQILSGLDSTSTLYLPD
- a CDS encoding formylglycine-generating enzyme family protein; its protein translation is MRISRKRYIPVFLPRDSFLSVFILIGLSIGCAQEEDECCETIEASPRTSYTYDTSLGKADTTGMVFIHGGEFLMGSEDEQALEREGPVRRVKVSSYWMDSHEVTNGQFQAFVDATGYVTEAERPVNWESMKKLLPAGTPRPPDAQLQAASMVFEPPDGIQGHNDHTVWWAWVPGADWKHPSGPESDIEGKEESPVVHISIHDAQAYARWAGKRLPTEAEWEYAARGGQQGNYPWGNEEVEEGYPKCNSFQGNFPTMNTVWDGFVHRAPVGSFSANGYGLYDMAGNVWEICSDHFYAEAYSMTGNDTLLIDPQGPHGSSGYHTIRGGSFLCNDSYCSSYRVSARMPHEDGAATDHIGFRCVLPMADWSGVMD
- a CDS encoding ABC transporter ATP-binding protein; protein product: MSTILRTEHIDKYFTEPVRFHVLKDISFSIDEGEFVSIMGKSGCGKSTLLYILSTMDTDYEGILHLNGDRLTGQNAERLARVRNESIGFVFQFHYLLPEFSVLENVMLPARKLAQKSPSQIRKNALEKLDMLGIADQAQKKANRISGGQKQRVAIARALINDPRIIMGDEPTGNLDSKNSENVFNIFKRLTHEVGLSLLVVTHDKDFARKTDRIIEMADGRIIDHGK
- a CDS encoding T9SS type A sorting domain-containing protein produces the protein MRLLIHSLIILFSTSLFAQPSVQNNLTVQQYVLDVFQGTGVVINSISMNGLPGDSMNQQIGTFQNNGGYIPIAQGLVMSTGSVIDVDFNGDTVMVGEQTTLNIVNGQSGDPDLELLSNDNINDQAILEFDVVPEFQYITFNYAFGSEEYPEYVNSFNDAFGFFVSGPGIIGNFSNDADNIAILPINNTVVSINTVNNGNTGCFSGGPSGPCMNCEYYIDNCPIESTALDGMTTGLSALLEVIPGETYHFKLAIGDALDSAFDSAVFLEQYSFKSVATPPVGLPENDLIRALYPNPNDGRFTLEMDDVSITEVNLLDIQGKVMWTSSTSISSQAPITIDVSSMNAGLYFLEVIHDAGRSMRQVTIH
- a CDS encoding ABC transporter permease encodes the protein MTDPRIILDISKTHLLSRMKQSVIAGLGVTFGIGSYIILVSFMTGLNGLLDGLILNRTPHIQIYNEIAPSETQPIDLVDEWAENFKVVRSIRPKMSQERIHNAIPIMDKLMEDERVKGVSPWAQARVFYLAGSNQLNGLVSGIRPKEEVRLYNFDEYIVKGDAEDLLKNQNSILLGAGVAQKMSLDIGDKIQVSTAQGGIISLKIAGIYQSGLAEVDNVQSYVNLNTAQQLLGEGGNYISHLNVKLHDIAEAPRLTDEIRRNYQVNAIDIQEANAQFETGTQIRNLITYAVSITLLIVAGFGIYNILNMFIYEKMNDIAILKATGFSGGDVKQIFIAQALVLGLVGGILGLIIGYGVSVLISVTPFETEALPTIKTYPVNFDPFFYIVGMSFAIISTFLAGYLPARKAEKIDPVDIIRGR